Below is a genomic region from uncultured Desulfovibrio sp..
CGCGATGTGGAGGCGGAGCTGGCCCTGAGCCTTGAAGAAGTGCTGCGCGGCGGCCCGCGCTCCGTGTCCATCAACATGCCCGCTGGCGCAAAGACTCTTGAGGTCAACGTGCCCGCTGGCATCCGCGAAGGGGCTAAACTGCGCCTCGCCGGACAGGGCGACCCTGCGCCGGGCGGCACGCCGGGCGACCTCTTTTTGCGGGTGCGCTATCTGCCCCACCATGTTTTCAAGGTGGACGGAGAAAACCTGCAATGCGATCTGGCCCTGGCCCCGTGGGAAGCAGCCCTGGGCGCGCGGGTTGAAGTGCCCACCCTTGAAGGCAGCGTAGAAATGCAGATTCCCGCAGGCTCCAGCTCCGGGCGCAAGTTCCGCCTGCGCGGCAAGGGCATGGGCGCTGGCGACAAGCGGGGCGACCTGCTGGCAAAGATCATGATTCGGGTTCCCGCCGAGATCACGGACGAAGAGCGCAACTTGTGGAGCAAGCTGGCCGAGATATCAACATTCAAGGCCCGCTCGTAGGGAACAATCAGGCAGCCGCCAGCGGACACCCCCGGCGGCTGCGCAGGGTTTGCATGCATATTCCAGCGGCGCCGCCGCAGGCGGCAACCGATACGGTTACTGGTGGAGGACACAAATGAGCATGACCCCGAAAAAACCTTCACTGCCCGTGCCTTCAACGGTCATGGTCTGGCAGGAATTCATTGAAGCCACAGGCATTGCGCCGGAGCGGCTTCAGGAACTGATGGGCCTTGGCTGGATTGAAGCCCGCACCAGCGCGGCGCAGGATTTCCTTTTTCGCGATGTAGATATCTACCGTGTACGCAAGCTTGAGCGCATCTGCTGCGACTTTGAGCTGCCCGTGCTCGGCGGCACTATTATTGTGGATCTTCTGGAGCGCATAGATTCTCTGGAACGCAGGGTGCAACGCTTACAGCATTTTGAAGACGAATAGCCGGTTTGAGAGCATGCAGCCTCCCGGCCAGAAATAACAAAATTTTGCCCGCCGCAGCGCGGGCGCGTGTGGAGGAAGCTTATGGACATCAACAAATTTACGGATAAAGCCCGCGAGGCTGTGGGGCAGGCCCAGAGCATTGCCGCAGGCATGGGCCATCAGGAGACGGATGCCGAGCATCTGGCCCTGGCCCTTGTACAGCAGGAAAACGGCATCGTGCCGCGCATTCTGGAACAGATGGGCGTACAGCCCAAGGCCCTCAGCGTTGCCATCGAGGGCGCGCTGCGCAAGCGGCCTTCTGTTTCCGGCGGCGGCATGGATCCCAGCAAGATCATGATTACCCAGCGGCTGGCAAAAATTCTGGGCGACGCGCAGAACGAAGCCAACCGCATGAAGGACGAATACGTAAGCGTTGACCACCTGTTTGCCGCGCTTACCGATGTTGCGCCCTCCTCGCCCCTTGGCGAAGTTTTCAAGGAATACAAGATCGCCCGCGCCCGTTTTGTGGCAGCCATGGAAGAGCTGCGCGGCGGCGCGCGCGTGACCAGCGCCAGCCCCGAAGACACCTTTGAAGCGCTGACCAAGTATGCCCGCGATCTCGTGGAAGCAGCCCGTCAGGGCAAAATGGACCCGGTCATTGGCCGCGATTCCGAAATCCGCCGCGTTATCCGCATTCTCTCGCGCCGCACCAAGAACAACCCGGTGCTCATAGGCGAGGCGGGCGTGGGCAAAACAGCCATTGTGGAAGGTCTGGCCTTCCGCATCGTCAAGGGCGACGTGCCGGAGGGCCTCAAGGGCCGCAAGCTCTTTGCCCTTGATATGGGCGCGCTCATAGCAGGCGCAAAATACCGCGGCGAGTTTGAGGAACGCCTCAAAGCCGTACTCAACGAGGTGCAAAAGAGCGAGGGACAGATCATTCTGTTCATCGACGAACTGCACACCATCGTGGGCGCGGGCAAAACAGAAGGGGCCATGGACGCGGGCAACCTGCTCAAGCCTATGCTGGCGCGCGGCGAGCTGCACTGCATCGGCGCAACCACGGTGGACGAGTACCGCAAATATATTGAAAAAGACCCGGCTCTGGAGCGCCGCTTCCAGCCCGTCATGGTTGAAGAACCCACGGTGGAAGACGCCATCTCCATCCTGCGCGGGCTGAAGGAGCGTTTCGAGGTGCACCACGGCGTGCGCATCAGCGACTCTGCCATTGTTGAAGCGGTGGTTCTTTCACACCGCTACATCACCGACCGTCAGCTGCCGGACAAGGCCATTGACCTTATTGACGAGGCCGCAGCCATGATCCGCACAGAGATCGACTCGCTGCCCGCTGATCTGGACGAAGTGAACCGCAAGGTCATGCAGCTTGAAATCGAGCGCGAAGCCCTGCGCCGTGAAACAGACGCCGCCTCGCGCGAACGCCTTGAAAAGCTTGAGAACGAACTGGCCGACCTGCGCGCCCAGCAGGCCAACATGCGCAAACAGTGGGAGAGCGAAAAAGGCTCCATCGACCATGTGCGCGAAATCAAGGAGCAGATCGAGCAGACCAAGCTTGCCATTGAGCAGGCCGAGCGCGCCTATGACCTCAACAAGGCCGCAGAACTCAAGTACTCCAAACTGCTTGAGCTGGAAAAGAAGCTGGCCGCCGCTTCCGGCGCTGGTTCGGAACACGAAGGCCCGCGTCTGCTCAAGGAAGAAGTGCGCCCCGACGACGTGGCCGAAATTGTGGGCAAATGGACGGGCATTCCGGTAACGCGCCTGCTTGAATCCGAACGCGAAAAACTTCTGCGCCTGGGCGACCAGTTGCACGAGCGCGTGGTGGGTCAGGATGAGGCCGTCACAGCCGTGGCCGATGCCGTGCTGCGCGCCCGCGCGGGACTTTCCGACCCGGCTCGCCCCACTGGTTCGTTCATCTTCCTTGGCCCCACGGGCGTCGGCAAGACCGAGCTTTCCAAGGCTTTGGCCGAGGCGCTCTTTGATACGGAAGACAACATGGTGCGGCTGGACATGAGCGAATACATGGAGAAGCACTCCGTGTCGCGGCTCATCGGCGCGCCTCCAGGATACGTGGGCTATGACGAAGGCGGGCAGCTTACCGAGGCCGTGCGCCGCAAGCCCTATTCCGTCATTCTGTTTGACGAGATTGAAAAGGCGCACCCCGATGTGTTCAACACCCTGCTGCAACTGCTGGATGATGGACGCCTTACGGACAGCCAGGGACGCACGGTGGACTTTCGCAACTGCATAGTCATCATGACCTCCAACATCGGCTCCATGCACCTGCTGGACGGCATCTCTGCCGACGGTACGCTGAAGGAAGGCGCGAGGGAAAGGGTCATGGAGGATCTGCGGGCGCACTTCCGCCCCGAGTTCCTCAACCGCGTGGACGAAACCGTGGTCTTTCTGCCCCTGCGGCGCGACCAGATCGCCCGCATTGTGGATCTTCAGGTCAATCGGCTGCGCAAGCGGCTTGAAGACCGCAAGATCAGGCTTGAGCTTACTGATGCGGCCCGCAAGTTTATTGGCGATGCCGGTTACGACCCTGTGTACGGCGCGCGGCCCCTCAAGCGTTACGTGCAGCAGGCTGTGGAAACCCCGCTTGCCAAGGAGCTGGTGGGCGGCAGAATCCGCGATGGCCAGTGCGTCACTGTGGATGCTGCGGACGACAAGCTCACCTTCAAGGCCGAGTAAGCGCACACTGATCACAGCTTAGCAGACTAAAATCATGAGGCCCACACGAACCATTTCGTGTGGGCCTCACTTATTGGGGGGTAGGGATGCGGGACAGGTTGCGCGGGATATCTGGCGGAATATCCTGCTGAATGTCAGATCACGGCGTCAGGCGGTGGAACCGCCAGCGCGCTTTGGGCTACTGAATTTCTTCGGGCTTGACCACAAGCCAGTTTTTGTCGGCGGTGACGGGCTGACCCAGTTCCTTCTGGCGGGCAGCGGCCTTGGTCCACATGCCTTCCATCTTCTTCATGGCGCTGTCTTTGCGGTTGATCCACACGCGCGCGCCGCCCTTTTCCACGTCCACGCCGTTCAGCAGCATGTAACCGTCAGAAATGGGCGTGTCGCCACCCACGATGATGGGCTTTTTCCACTGGTCGATGTAGCCGAGGATGGTGCCCATTTTGCCTTCGTACCAGGTCATGGGATTCATGAGGTAGGTGGTGAGCAGCATATCAAGGTTCTTTTTCTGGTCGTACTGGCCCTTTTCGATCTGGAGGCGCGAGGTGGTCAGGGCGCCGTTGGCGGGATCCTTGAGCAGCATGGTGACGCCGATGACATTTTCAGGTTTGACGTTGTAGCCATACTTGGGGTCGCTGGCCACCATACGCACCAGTTCTTCACTGGCGGCGGTCATAACGTACACGTTGATGCCGTTCTCCATCAGCTTGGCGTACAGTTCCTGCATGCCGGTGAAGGGCTTGGGCGGATTGATGCTGGCTTCTTTCACGGTGTCACCGCTGTAATACTTGGCCTTGAGGGGCTTTTTGTATTCCATGAGGCCGTCCACATGGCCCTTGAGTTCCTTAAGCGTAAAGCCAGCAAAAACCTGGGCAACCCAGGGGTAGCAGATGAGGTCTTCCGTTTCGCACAGACGGTAGTAATAGCTGACCAGACCTTCCTTGAAGTCCTTGGTATCCTTGAAGGGAATAAGGCGCAGTTCCTGGGGCAGCTTTTCGCGGGAGAGCGCGCCCTTCATTTCCATGTAGGCCAGCAGGGATTCTTCCAGATCATAGCGGTAGCTCGTGTTGTCCATGTCAAAAACGGCAAAGTTGCCCTGATTGGCATTTTTTTCAATCACCTTGTCGAGCTGTTCTTTCACAGGTGCAGGCCAGTGCTTCAGCTCTGTAGCGGCACTGGCCGACTGGCTGAGCGTAAATGCAAAGACAAAGCAACTGACAAACAATGCAAGGCAAATTTTTTTCATCACACGACTCCAGGCGTTAAACGTAAACAATCCCCAAAAAATACATATCGGCCCACAAACCCTTTCAGATGTATTTTCAGCACCTGCTAGATGCTCAAATGGTTATTTCAGACCAGCGTAACCTTCCAGTGCGGGGGAAAGTCAACGGGGGTTTTCATATCTTGTTGAGCTGTGAAGTAACGCCCCCTCACTTGCCCAAAAACGGCAAAATGCACCGCAGCCGGGGATAAATGGAGATCGGACTTCTCAGGGTTGCCCTGCAAATACGCA
It encodes:
- the clpB gene encoding ATP-dependent chaperone ClpB produces the protein MDINKFTDKAREAVGQAQSIAAGMGHQETDAEHLALALVQQENGIVPRILEQMGVQPKALSVAIEGALRKRPSVSGGGMDPSKIMITQRLAKILGDAQNEANRMKDEYVSVDHLFAALTDVAPSSPLGEVFKEYKIARARFVAAMEELRGGARVTSASPEDTFEALTKYARDLVEAARQGKMDPVIGRDSEIRRVIRILSRRTKNNPVLIGEAGVGKTAIVEGLAFRIVKGDVPEGLKGRKLFALDMGALIAGAKYRGEFEERLKAVLNEVQKSEGQIILFIDELHTIVGAGKTEGAMDAGNLLKPMLARGELHCIGATTVDEYRKYIEKDPALERRFQPVMVEEPTVEDAISILRGLKERFEVHHGVRISDSAIVEAVVLSHRYITDRQLPDKAIDLIDEAAAMIRTEIDSLPADLDEVNRKVMQLEIEREALRRETDAASRERLEKLENELADLRAQQANMRKQWESEKGSIDHVREIKEQIEQTKLAIEQAERAYDLNKAAELKYSKLLELEKKLAAASGAGSEHEGPRLLKEEVRPDDVAEIVGKWTGIPVTRLLESEREKLLRLGDQLHERVVGQDEAVTAVADAVLRARAGLSDPARPTGSFIFLGPTGVGKTELSKALAEALFDTEDNMVRLDMSEYMEKHSVSRLIGAPPGYVGYDEGGQLTEAVRRKPYSVILFDEIEKAHPDVFNTLLQLLDDGRLTDSQGRTVDFRNCIVIMTSNIGSMHLLDGISADGTLKEGARERVMEDLRAHFRPEFLNRVDETVVFLPLRRDQIARIVDLQVNRLRKRLEDRKIRLELTDAARKFIGDAGYDPVYGARPLKRYVQQAVETPLAKELVGGRIRDGQCVTVDAADDKLTFKAE
- a CDS encoding chaperone modulator CbpM → MSMTPKKPSLPVPSTVMVWQEFIEATGIAPERLQELMGLGWIEARTSAAQDFLFRDVDIYRVRKLERICCDFELPVLGGTIIVDLLERIDSLERRVQRLQHFEDE
- a CDS encoding J domain-containing protein; amino-acid sequence: MAVSYKDYYKLLGVERAASAEEVSKAYKKLARKYHPDLNPGDKQAEEKFKEINEAYEVLKDPEKRKLYDQLGPNWQHGQQFQGEPGFENVHFTFNGKNFDGSGFSDFFETLFGGGGQYGGGAQFGGPFGSQMGGQAGGRGANFGPDPFGGFSSRQRRGRDVEAELALSLEEVLRGGPRSVSINMPAGAKTLEVNVPAGIREGAKLRLAGQGDPAPGGTPGDLFLRVRYLPHHVFKVDGENLQCDLALAPWEAALGARVEVPTLEGSVEMQIPAGSSSGRKFRLRGKGMGAGDKRGDLLAKIMIRVPAEITDEERNLWSKLAEISTFKARS